The proteins below are encoded in one region of Dasypus novemcinctus isolate mDasNov1 chromosome 13, mDasNov1.1.hap2, whole genome shotgun sequence:
- the PYCR2 gene encoding pyrroline-5-carboxylate reductase 2 isoform X2 — translation MSVGFLGAGQLACSLARGFTAAGILSAHKIIASSPEMDLPTVSALRKMGVNLTRSNKETVRHSDVLFLAVKPHIIPFILDEIGADVKDRHIVVSCAAGVTISSVEKKLMAFQPAPKVIRCMTNTPVMVREGATVYATGTHALVEDGRLLEQLMSSVGFCTEVEEDLIDAVTGLSGSGPAYAFMALEALADGGVKMGLPRRLAVRLGAQALLGAAKMLLDSEQHPGQLKDNVCSPGGATIHALHFLESGGFRSLLINAVEASCVRTRELQSMADQEKVSPAALKKTLLDRVKLESPTVSTLAPAGPGKLLTRSPALGARKD, via the exons ATGAGCGTGGGCTTCCTGGGCGCCGGGCAGCTGGCCTGCTCGCTGGCGCGGGGCTTCACGGCCGCAG GCATCCTGTCCGCGCACAAGATAATCGCGAGCTCCCCGGAGATGGACCTGCCCACGGTGTCCGCGCTCAGG AAGATGGGCGTGAACCTGACGCGCAGCAACAAGGAGACGGTGCGGCACAGCGACGTGCTCTTCCTGGCCGTGAAGCCCCACATCATCCCCTTCATCCTGGACGAGATCGGGGCTGACGTCAAGGACAGGCACATTGTGGTCTCCTGTGCAGCCGGAGTCACCATCAGCTCCGTGGAGAAG AAGCTGATGGCGTTCCAGCCGGCCCCCAAGGTCATCCGCTGCATGACCAACACGCCCGTGATGGTGCGCGAGGGCGCCACAGTGTACGCCACGGGCACCCACGCCCTGGTGGAGGACGGCCGGCTCCTGGAGCAGCTCATGAGCAGCGTGGGCTTCTGCACGGAAGTGGAGGAGGACCTCATCGACGCCGTCACCGGGCTCAGCGGCAGTGGCCCCGCCTAC GCGTTCATGGCCCTGGAAGCGCTGGCCGACGGTGGGGTGAAGATGGGCCTTCCGCGGCGCCTGGCGGTCCGCCTGGGGGCCCAGGCCTTGCTG GGAGCTGCCAAGATGCTGCTGGACTCGGAGCAGCACCCGGGCCAGCTCAAAGACAACGTCTGCTCCCCCGGGGGGGCCACCATCCACGCCCTGCACTTCCTGGAGAGCGGCGGCTTCCGCTCGCTGCTCATCAACGCCGTGGAGGCCTCCTGCGTGCGAACGCG AGAGCTGCAGTCCATGGCTGACCAGGAGAAGGTCTCCCCGGCCGCCCTCAAGAAGACCCTGCTGGACCGAGTGAAGCTGGAGTCCCCCACTGTGTCCACACTGGCCCCCGCCGGCCCGGGCAAGCTCCTCACCAGAAGCCCGGCCCTGGGGGCCAGGAAGGACTGA
- the PYCR2 gene encoding pyrroline-5-carboxylate reductase 2 isoform X1, producing MSVGFLGAGQLACSLARGFTAAGILSAHKIIASSPEMDLPTVSALRKMGVNLTRSNKETVRHSDVLFLAVKPHIIPFILDEIGADVKDRHIVVSCAAGVTISSVEKLMAFQPAPKVIRCMTNTPVMVREGATVYATGTHALVEDGRLLEQLMSSVGFCTEVEEDLIDAVTGLSGSGPAYAFMALEALADGGVKMGLPRRLAVRLGAQALLGAAKMLLDSEQHPGQLKDNVCSPGGATIHALHFLESGGFRSLLINAVEASCVRTRELQSMADQEKVSPAALKKTLLDRVKLESPTVSTLAPAGPGKLLTRSPALGARKD from the exons ATGAGCGTGGGCTTCCTGGGCGCCGGGCAGCTGGCCTGCTCGCTGGCGCGGGGCTTCACGGCCGCAG GCATCCTGTCCGCGCACAAGATAATCGCGAGCTCCCCGGAGATGGACCTGCCCACGGTGTCCGCGCTCAGG AAGATGGGCGTGAACCTGACGCGCAGCAACAAGGAGACGGTGCGGCACAGCGACGTGCTCTTCCTGGCCGTGAAGCCCCACATCATCCCCTTCATCCTGGACGAGATCGGGGCTGACGTCAAGGACAGGCACATTGTGGTCTCCTGTGCAGCCGGAGTCACCATCAGCTCCGTGGAGAAG CTGATGGCGTTCCAGCCGGCCCCCAAGGTCATCCGCTGCATGACCAACACGCCCGTGATGGTGCGCGAGGGCGCCACAGTGTACGCCACGGGCACCCACGCCCTGGTGGAGGACGGCCGGCTCCTGGAGCAGCTCATGAGCAGCGTGGGCTTCTGCACGGAAGTGGAGGAGGACCTCATCGACGCCGTCACCGGGCTCAGCGGCAGTGGCCCCGCCTAC GCGTTCATGGCCCTGGAAGCGCTGGCCGACGGTGGGGTGAAGATGGGCCTTCCGCGGCGCCTGGCGGTCCGCCTGGGGGCCCAGGCCTTGCTG GGAGCTGCCAAGATGCTGCTGGACTCGGAGCAGCACCCGGGCCAGCTCAAAGACAACGTCTGCTCCCCCGGGGGGGCCACCATCCACGCCCTGCACTTCCTGGAGAGCGGCGGCTTCCGCTCGCTGCTCATCAACGCCGTGGAGGCCTCCTGCGTGCGAACGCG AGAGCTGCAGTCCATGGCTGACCAGGAGAAGGTCTCCCCGGCCGCCCTCAAGAAGACCCTGCTGGACCGAGTGAAGCTGGAGTCCCCCACTGTGTCCACACTGGCCCCCGCCGGCCCGGGCAAGCTCCTCACCAGAAGCCCGGCCCTGGGGGCCAGGAAGGACTGA